A genomic region of Thunnus albacares chromosome 2, fThuAlb1.1, whole genome shotgun sequence contains the following coding sequences:
- the LOC122969000 gene encoding L-rhamnose-binding lectin SML-like translates to MVPLRLVAFGLLAAAWYFTRAAEGEVIYACHNDTAEMSCEVGSKIKLEHILYKVGVGTRCGEGKAQPDDGPDNYCSFPWAEMVVEDLCGNRRSCLVPVTERVFGEYPCKEQTRYLEVSYTCAKPPPPPPPPPPPKPDCEDKPAVEA, encoded by the exons ATGGTCCCACTGAGGCTGGTCGCCTTCGGCT tGCTGGCTGCAGCTTGGTATTTCACTCGTGCTGCAG AGGGAGAGGTCATCTACGCCTGTCACAATGACACTGCTGAGATGTCGTGTG aGGTCGGCAGTAAGATAAAGCTGGAACACATCCTGTATAAGGTCGGCGTGGGGACGAGGTGCGGGGAGGGAAAAGCCCAACCTGACGACGGACCCGACAACTACTGCTCCTTCCCCTGGGCTGAGATGGTGGTGGAGGATCT ctgtgGTAACAGGAGGTCCTGTCTGGTCCCCGTCACTGAGCGGGTGTTTGGTGAATATCCCTGTAAGGAGCAGACCAGATACCTGGAGGTGTCCTACACCTGCGCCAAACCacctcccccacctcctcctccacctccacccaaACCTGACt GTGAAGACAAACCAGCCGTTGAAGCctga